Below is a window of Hydrogenimonas sp. DNA.
GTGAAGCTTCTGCCGCTGAAGCCGTATGAGGGGGAGAGGCAGCAGGGAGAGATAGAGGATGTAGAGGCCTATCTTGCGGAGCGGGCGGAGCGCAGAAGAGAGCGCAGGCTAAAGGAGTTGAAGAGACGACATGCCGGCTCTTTGAGAAAAAAGATAGAGAGGCTCGAAAAGGAGCTTCGAAAACTTCCGCAGAGAGATGAGCTTGAAAAGAGAGCGGCGGCTCTCTCCGACTACGGCTCCATAGTTCTTGCCCACCTGCATGAGATCAGGCCCTACGACAAGCTGCTCGAGACCGTGGATTTCCAGGGGAATCCGGTGACCATAGAGCTGCCGCCCCTTCCTAATCCGAAACGCATGGGGGAGCACTTCTACTCTCTCTCAAAGCGCGCCGCCAACAAAGCGGAGCGTCTTCATATAGAGCAGAAGAATCTAAAGAGCAGAATAGAGTTCTACAAAAGGATGCTCCAAAATCTCGAAGAGGCCGAAGATGAGGAGCGGATAGCCCTTCTCTTTCCTCCGAAGCAGAGACACAGAAAAAAGGAGCAGAGGTTTCAGTGTGAAACTTTCGAGGTTGACGGCTACAGAGTGCTGGTGGGGCGCAACGAGAGGGAGAATATCTGGGTGCTCAAAAACGCCAGAGCGGGCGATATCTGGCTCCATCTGAAAGAGCGCCCGTCTTCGCACTGCATCGTCCAGACAGGGGGGAAAAAGCAGATACCGAGAGATGTGATAAAAAAGGCTGCCAGGATATGCGTCGAGACCAGCACCTCTCAACCGGGAGACTATCTTGTCGATTTTACCCATAGGAGAAATGTTAAGATAGATAAAGGGGCGCACGTAACATATACGAAATATGATACTATAAAGATAAGAAAAGCTTAAACCCTGGCTCCTCTATCTCTAATTGAGGGGCTTGGGTAGAGAGGTGTTTCCGAAAAATCCCGCCGCCGCAGAGGTCTCCGCGGTTTTTGCGTGAAAGGGCCGCGAGTCGGCCGAAGGAGTACAGATGGCCATCTCACCGCTCACGAACATCATTTTCGTCAACCAGAATATGAATGTGGCATCTGCTATTCAGAATATGCAGTTCAACAGGTATGATGTGCAGAATGCCGCGGCACAGGCTATGGTGAACGAGAAAGAGAGGACGATAGAGGAGACTCGTCCGGCCGAAGAGACGATGCAGATAGACCCCGAGAGAGAGCATACGAGACAGGAGGCGGAATCCCAGGAGCGTGAGCGTGAAAGGGCGGCAAGAGGGAGAGAGACTGAGCGAAAAGAGCGGGGCTTCACGATAGACGATGAGGGCAATCCGCACGTCGATATTCATGTTTAACCCGTAATCGGATATAATTTTGTAATGACTGACCCTGCACAAAATCTGCACGCTGAACGGGATTTGCCCTGCGGGACGCTGCAAAATATCTAAAAACCGCTGACGCCTTCGGCGCCCTGACGGGCAAGCGCGGTTTTTTGAACGATATTTTCCGCTCAAATCCCGGGGCTGACAAATTTTGCGCAGGGTCAGTAGATATTGCGCATTAACGGTGCAACATCGATTCCGAAAAAGTGCGCTTTGCCCGTTTTTTGCGTAACATCGATAAAAAAGGTATTTCATGTCTCTATTCTCCCTCGTCACTGAAAACAGAACCCGCTTTCTGACCGGCGCCGTACTCGTAGCCGTAGTCGTAGCGATAGGTCTTATAGACAACTTCTTTCTTATATGGCTCTTTCTGGGCATTGTCTATCTCTTCTCATTCTACGAAGCGATGCGTCTCTTCAAGATCGAGAACAACCAGATGTACGCCTATGCCGCCGCGGTTTGGCTTCTGGCCCTTATCTATCCGAATCCCGACGACCTCTTTTTTCTCGTAGCGGTCATCTTCGCCTCTTTGCTGGCGTATACGAAAAATTTCGACAAGAGACTCTTTCTGCCGTTTCTCTACCCGGTCGCTTCGTTTCTCTTTCTGCTCGCACTCTATGCAGACTTCGGTGTAAATGCGCTCTTCTGGCTGCTTGTGGTCGTAGCCATGACCGATATAGGAGCATACTTCACCGGAAAGCTCGCCGGCAGGCGCAAATTCTGCGAAACCTCCCCGAACAAAACGGTGGAGGGTGTCGTAGGCGGGGTTGTTATAGCGACGTTCGCCGGCTTTTTCGTCGGCGCGAGCCTCGTCGACTGGCCCCAGGCCCTTCTTATTTCGATAGGTGTCTCCATCGCTTCGGTCTTCGGCGATCTCTTCGAGAGCTACCTTAAGCGTGAAGCTGGAGTCAAAGACAGCGGCGATATTCTGCCGGGCCACGGCGGAATGCTCGACAGGGTCGACGGCTACCTTTTCGGCGGCATCGTCATGGTTCTGCTTCTCAGGGGGCTTTTGTAGGTGGTTCTTCTCGGCTCTACAGGCTCCATCGGCGTAAATACGCTGAAGGTGGCCGAAAGGTTCAACATACGTGTCGAAACTCTTGTGGCTGGTAACAATATAGAGCTGCTGAAAGAGCAGATTTTGAAGTTCAGGCCCTGTTATGTCTGTGTCGCGACGAAAGAGCTCGCCGAAAGGATTGACCATCCGCGGGTATTCTGGGGAGAGGAGGGGATACTCGAGGCTATACGCATAAGCGAATCGGCGATAGTCGTCAACGCGCTTGTCGGTTTTCTTGGTCTGAGGCCCACCGTCACGGCGATAGAGGAGGGCAAGACCGTCGCTCTCGCGAACAAGGAGTCGCTCGTAGCCGCAGGAGCCTTTATAGACTCCTCAAGGCTGCGCCCCATAGACAGTGAACACTTCGGCCTGTGGTATCTTCTGAACGGAAGAACCCCGAAGAGGATGGTGATAACCGCAAGTGGAGGAGCTTTCAGAGACCGCCCGCTGGAGAGTATAGAGAACGCTACGCTGAAAGAGGCGCTGGAGCATCCCAACTGGAGTATGGGCGCGAAGATCACGATCGACAGCGCCACGATGATGAACAAGCTCTTCGAACTTCTGGAGGCGCGCTGGCTCTACGGGTGCGAAAACGTAGACGCCGTAATAGAGACAAAATCTGTGATACACGCTCTGGTGGAGTTCGCGGACGGAGCGACGACCGCACAGATGGCGGTACCGGACATGAGGCTTCCCATAGCCTATGCGCTGATGGAGCGGGTCGATGTTCCCGTCATCGAACATGTGGATCTGCTGAAGGTCGGCTCCATAGAGTTCAGGGAGATAACCAAAGAGCGCTATCCGATCTGGAGCATAAAAGATGACCTGCTCGAAAACCCGAAGCTCGGAGCGGTCGTGAATGCCGCCAACGAGGCGGCTATCGCGAAATTTACGGCAGAAGAGATATCTTTCGGGCAGATCGGCAGAATCGTCATCGAAGCCTACGAGTGGTTCCACGATGCAGACCCGAACTCCCTTGAGGATGTTTTCGCCATAGATAAAGAGGTGAGGAGATGGTGTGAAGAGAGATAAGGTGATGCTGCTGCACGGATGGGGCGGCAGCGACTACCCCCACTGGCAGAGCTGGCTTGCAGGCGAGCTTGCAAAAGATTACGGAACCGTGAGTTTCCCGCTGATACAGCACCCCCACTTCCCGCACCTTAACCGCTGGAAAAAGGAGGTGAAGACGCATC
It encodes the following:
- a CDS encoding fibronectin/fibrinogen-binding protein → MKFYELKAVAEYIGSFRQIKSAGRVADNVIRLEFEKGAALGFDLSRGRAEIFAAGGTVAQRRYHAPFDTILKKRFAGAEIVGVGLVGNDKILKIDTAQRGAYKASRTTLWLEFTGRHTNAIILDGDGVVLEALRHVDSEASFRVVQPGVKLLPLKPYEGERQQGEIEDVEAYLAERAERRRERRLKELKRRHAGSLRKKIERLEKELRKLPQRDELEKRAAALSDYGSIVLAHLHEIRPYDKLLETVDFQGNPVTIELPPLPNPKRMGEHFYSLSKRAANKAERLHIEQKNLKSRIEFYKRMLQNLEEAEDEERIALLFPPKQRHRKKEQRFQCETFEVDGYRVLVGRNERENIWVLKNARAGDIWLHLKERPSSHCIVQTGGKKQIPRDVIKKAARICVETSTSQPGDYLVDFTHRRNVKIDKGAHVTYTKYDTIKIRKA
- a CDS encoding phosphatidate cytidylyltransferase: MSLFSLVTENRTRFLTGAVLVAVVVAIGLIDNFFLIWLFLGIVYLFSFYEAMRLFKIENNQMYAYAAAVWLLALIYPNPDDLFFLVAVIFASLLAYTKNFDKRLFLPFLYPVASFLFLLALYADFGVNALFWLLVVVAMTDIGAYFTGKLAGRRKFCETSPNKTVEGVVGGVVIATFAGFFVGASLVDWPQALLISIGVSIASVFGDLFESYLKREAGVKDSGDILPGHGGMLDRVDGYLFGGIVMVLLLRGLL
- a CDS encoding 1-deoxy-D-xylulose 5-phosphate reductoisomerase, with the translated sequence MVLLGSTGSIGVNTLKVAERFNIRVETLVAGNNIELLKEQILKFRPCYVCVATKELAERIDHPRVFWGEEGILEAIRISESAIVVNALVGFLGLRPTVTAIEEGKTVALANKESLVAAGAFIDSSRLRPIDSEHFGLWYLLNGRTPKRMVITASGGAFRDRPLESIENATLKEALEHPNWSMGAKITIDSATMMNKLFELLEARWLYGCENVDAVIETKSVIHALVEFADGATTAQMAVPDMRLPIAYALMERVDVPVIEHVDLLKVGSIEFREITKERYPIWSIKDDLLENPKLGAVVNAANEAAIAKFTAEEISFGQIGRIVIEAYEWFHDADPNSLEDVFAIDKEVRRWCEER